AACCGGCCGAGACCACCAGGTCCGGCGCGTGCGCTTCGGTGGCCTCCGCTAGGGCGCGATCCCAGGCCGCCCTGTCGGAATAGTCGGCCATCCGCACGGTGAACACCGGCAAGCCCGCCGATTCGGCGATCTGCACCGCCCGGCAGTCCCGATCGGTGCCGACGGCCACCACCCGCGCGGGGTAGTCGCCCACCGCCGCGGCCAGCAGCGACTCGAGCAGCGATCCGGTCCCCGACGCCAGTACCACCACCCGGGCCGGGATGCTGGGGGCCACGTGGATCGGTTGCACGTCAAGGAGCCTAGCGTGCAGGGACGCCGGGCAATCAGGCCTGCTTCCGGCCTCCGTCTCGGACGATCCTGAGCGCGGTCGCCACGCCGTCTGTCCAGATTTCGGCCTTGTCCCACATCACGTCGGGGTGGCCGGCCGGGTGAATGCCCTGGCTGATCTTGTCGACCCGCCGGCACGCGAGGTCCTGGAAGTCTCGGTCGTCCAGCTCGGGGAACTCCTCGTATTCGCTGCAGAGTTCGGCGCTTTCCAGCCGTTCGTAAAGCGCTTCGGCCAGCGCGCTGGACAAGCCGATCGATGTCTTCTCCTCGGACATCTGAAGCCCGACCACGACGCCGTCCAGCCAGATCGTCGCCATGACATCGAGAATCGGCTCGTGGCCGGGCGGCAGCACCAGCTGGGCCAGCTTCTCGACACGCATGCCCGCCAGCCGATGCAGATTTCGCGCGCGGGGTCTGACGTTGTCGCTGGCGACGTCCGTGCCCACAGTCATGCCACCTATGCGACCAGGACTGCACGAGGAATATAAGGGACTGAAGTCCTCAATTCAGCCGGTACGGTCGCAGCCTAGCCGGGCCGGTTGAATCCGTCGTCGTCGGTGAACATCAGGTCTTCGGGGTCTTCGAGCGGCCCGGGCGGCTCGGTCGGTGCGTGCGGCTCGGACGCCCGTGGCGGGTCGGGTTCGGGCGTCCAGCTCAGCTCGCCGCCCTCGATGACCTCGTCGGGTTCGAAGAGCTCGTCGGGCTCGAAGAGCTGGCCGGGGTCTTGCACGTCGACCACCTCGGCCTGGGCGGGGACCGGTTCGGGCTCGCTGGGCGGAACCGGCGGCAGCATCGGCGGCATCCGGACCGCCCCCCGGGTGACACCGCCGATCATCACGACCGTCAGCGCACCGATCGCGGCGAACCAGCAGAACACCGCCGGGCCGAAGGTGACCTGATCCACCCCGACGTCACCGAAGTTGCCCAGCCGCCCGCCGCCGGCGAAGCCGAGCAGCGCCATCGCCACTGCCGCCATGAACGCGGCGGTCAGCACCTTGGCCAGCGCGGGCAGCAGGGGCAGGGGCCGCCGCGCGCACTGCTGCCCGACGGCCACGCCCGAGGCGGCGCCGATGATCAGCAGGGCCACCCACACCGGGCCCAGTGGCGGGGTGGGCGCCGCGGCCAGGATCGGCAGCGCCGGGATGTCGCCCCCGAGCACGGTGAACGCGCTGAACAAGGCCGGCCCGATGTGCGCGCTCGATCCGACGGCCATCGCTGCCGCGCCGACGAGGACGTTGGGCACATACAGCACCGCCAGCAGTGTCAGGCTGAGTTGGCCGAACAACGAATCGGTGATCGCGTACAGCTCGTGCATGGTCCCCCAGTGCAGGACCAGGGAGGCGACCGTCACGGCGCCGGCAAGCCCGCACAGGGCCAGCACGCCGGTGACCG
This is a stretch of genomic DNA from Mycolicibacter terrae. It encodes these proteins:
- a CDS encoding cell division protein PerM, which codes for MTDGKPGSNPTRDLVRVAFGPSVVALTLIAAVTLLQLLIANSDMTGASGAIASMWLGVHQVPISIDGRELGVLPLLPVLLMVAGTARTTAQATSAGTSWFVVRWIVASALGGPLLIAAVSLAVIHDAASVISELQTPHALSAFAHVFVVHAIGAAIGVGLRMGRRALAETSLPDWLAESVRAAVTGVLALCGLAGAVTVASLVLHWGTMHELYAITDSLFGQLSLTLLAVLYVPNVLVGAAAMAVGSSAHIGPALFSAFTVLGGDIPALPILAAAPTPPLGPVWVALLIIGAASGVAVGQQCARRPLPLLPALAKVLTAAFMAAVAMALLGFAGGGRLGNFGDVGVDQVTFGPAVFCWFAAIGALTVVMIGGVTRGAVRMPPMLPPVPPSEPEPVPAQAEVVDVQDPGQLFEPDELFEPDEVIEGGELSWTPEPDPPRASEPHAPTEPPGPLEDPEDLMFTDDDGFNRPG